A region of Trachemys scripta elegans isolate TJP31775 chromosome 24, CAS_Tse_1.0, whole genome shotgun sequence DNA encodes the following proteins:
- the LOC117869580 gene encoding LOW QUALITY PROTEIN: interferon-inducible GTPase 5-like (The sequence of the model RefSeq protein was modified relative to this genomic sequence to represent the inferred CDS: inserted 1 base in 1 codon) codes for MAGSRTLWADLISEWGSHLSDLSPEESKKVQTAVXGNLTEAITVVKKSDELLKKTKLNVAITRECGFGKSSFINAIRSRADDDEDAAETDVTESAKKSTPYPHPKHPNVMMWDLPGIGTPNYPANTDGGKMDLAFYDFFIIITSQRFRESDANLAQKIQRMRKKFYFVRSRVDEDLRNEKRRRTEVNEEEVLQRIRNDCITNLQDAGFRSPQVFLVLSWDFEKYDAPRLQETFSNELDTHRRHAIFHVLLSTSKQPLNWKKEAMEQQIWKQAIKSGAIATIPLPFLSVWWDVGILVDNMTKFCESFGLDDDSIKALEKSMGESGELKTEIQFPLAKERSRDEALKLLEEATGQVMMIAKYFISMIPGIGTVIAGVMSYRVTGRLLCTFVARVAEDAQRVLEMALERAAITD; via the exons ATGGCAGGTTCAAGAACTCTCTGGGCTGATTTAATTTCAGAATGGGGCAGTCACCTTAGCGATCTGTCCCCGGAGGAATCTAAAAAAGTCCAGACTGCTG CAGGAAACCTCACGGAAGCCATCACAGTGGtgaagaaatctgatgagttgttaaagaaaacaaagctCAACGTTGCCATCACCAGAGAGTGCGGCTTTGGCAAGTCATCTTTCATCAACGCCATCAGAAGCCGAgctgatgatgatgaagatgcAGCTGAGACCGACGTGACGGAATCAGCAAAGAAGTCAACTCCTTATCCACATCCCAAGCACCCAAATGTCATGATGTGGGACCTGCCTGGGATCGGGACGCCAAATTATCCAGCAAACACAGATGGGGGGAAGATGGACCTTGCTTTTTATGATTTCTTCATCATTATCACATCACAACGGTTTCGAGAGTCAGATGCCAACCTGGCCCAGAAGATACAGAGGATGAGGAAGAAGTTTTACTTTGTCCGCTCCAGGGTGGACGAGGACTTGCGtaatgaaaaaagaagaagaacGGAGGTCAACGAGGAGGAAGTCCTGCAGAGAATCAGAAACGATTGCATCACGAACCTGCAAGATGCAGGCTTCCGTTCCCCACAGGTTTTCCTGGTGTTGAGTTGGGACTTTGAGAAGTACGATGCTCCCCGACTTCAGGAGACCTTTTCGAATGAACTTGACACTCACAGGAGACATGCCATCTTTCATGtcctgctcagcacctctaaacaACCCTTAAACTGGAAGAAAGAGGCTATGGAGCAGcagatctggaagcaagccaTTAAGTCAGGCGCTATCGCTACTATTCCTCTCCCGTTTCTCTCTGTTTGGTGGGATGTTGGCATCTTGGTGGATAACATGACCAAGTTCTGTGAGAGCTTTGGCCTGGACGACGATTCCATCAAAGCACTTGAAAAATCCATGGGTGAGTCTGGTGAGCTGAAAACTGAGATACAATTCCCTCTGGCTAAAGAGAGATCAAGAGATGAGGCATTAAAGCTTCTGGAAGAGGCTACAGGGCAGGTTATGATGATAGCTAAGTATTTCATCAGCATGATCCCAGGGATTGGTACTGTGATAGCAGGAGTGATGTCTTACAGAGTCACGGGCAGATTGCTATGTACTTTTGTGGCTCGAGTTGCAGAAGATGCTCAAAGAGTCCTGGAAATGGCTTTGGAGAGAGCAGCGATAACAGATTAA